In the genome of Chrysiogenes arsenatis DSM 11915, the window TTTTGTCCGCTCATCTTTTTCTGAGCCACGGCGGGTAAAGACTTTAACGTCGACAACGGTTCCTTCGATGCCTGGTGGAATGGTGAGCGAAGCATCGCGGAAATCGCCAGCTTTTTCGCCGAAAATGGCACGAAGCAGCTTTTCTTCCGGAGTAGGTTGTGTTTCCCCTTTCGGAGTCACTTTCCCTACCAGAATATCGCCAGCCTTTACTTCGGCACCGATGCGGATAATACCGGAGTCGTCGATGTTGCGCAGGGCATCTTCGCCGACGTTGGGGATATCGCGCGTGATCTCTTCGGGGCCGAGTTTCGTGTCGCGAGCTTCTACATCGAATTCTTCAATGTGAATCGAGGTATAGACATCTTCGTTGACAATCTTTTCTGAGATCAGAATCGAATCTTCGAAGTTGTAGCCCATCCACGGCATGAAGGCGACGACGACGTTTTTCCCCAAGGCGAGTTCACCCTGTTCGGTAGCAGGGCCATCTGCTAGCACGTCGCCAGCTACTACCGTCATATCAGGATACACGATAGGCTTTTGGTTAATACAGGTGTTCTGGTTTGAGCGACGAAATTTTACGAGTGAGTAAATATCGACGCGTCCTTCGCCTTCGCGAATTTCAGACTCATCAGCGTGTACGATGATTTTGTCTGCTTCGACACTTACCACCTTACCACCACGGCGAGCAACAACTGCCGCACCGCTATCGGTTGCGACTTTGCGCTCCATCCCTGTCCCTACCAGTGGTGCCTGTGCGCGCAACAGTGGTACGGCCTGACGCTGCATGTTCGAACCCATCAGGGCGCGGTTGGCGTCATCGTTTTCAAGGAATGGAATAAGGCCGGCGGCTACAGAAACCATTTGAACTGGTGCAACGTCCATATAGGTGATGTTTTCAGGCGATGTCATTACGAATTCACCTTCGTCACGAGCCGAAACCAACTCGTTAACAAAGTACCCTTTTTCGTCCAATGGTGCATTCGCCTGAGCAATTACTTGCCCCGCTTCGTCAATGGCGCTGAGGTAATGGATTTCGTCGGTAACTCGTGAACCTTCAACTTTACGGTATGGTGTTTCGATAAAGCCATACTCGTTGATTTTCCCATGGGTTGCCAAAGAAGTGATCAAACCAATGTTTGGTCCTTCCGGCGTTTCAATGGGGCAAATCCGGCCATAGTGCGTTGGGTGTACGTCGCGCACTTCAAAACCGGCCCGTTCACGAGTAAGACCGCCAGGTCCAAGGGCGCTCAAGCGGCGTTTGTGCGTGATCTCTGCCAGCGGGTTGGTTTGATCCATAAATTGCGAGAGCTGTGAGGAACCGAAGAACTCTTTGATCGCGGCTACGATTGGCTTGGCGTTCAAAAGATCCTGCGGCGAGAGCTCTGCCAGATCCTGAATACTCATCCGCTCTTTTACCGTACGTTCCATCCGCACTAAACCAATACGGAACTGGTTCTCTAAAAGTTCACCAACACTCCGGATGCGGCGGTTGCCAAGGTGGTCGATATCATCGACTTTCCCTTTCCCGTTTTTGATGTCGTTGAGGGTTTTTACTACCAGCATGATATCGTCCCGCGTGAGGACACAGATGTCCATTGGCACGTTGAGCTTGAGGCGACGGTTAATCTTTAATCGACCAACCTTGCTCAAGTCGTAGCGTTTTGGATTAAAGAACATGTTTTCGAAGAGTTGCGTAGCCGCTTCGATAGTCGGTGGCTCGCCTGGGCGCATCTTACGGAAAATTTCGATCAACGCTTCTTCGGGCGACGTGATTTTCGTATCAAGTGCCAGGGTGTCGCGCATGGAGCTATCAGACTTGATGTTATCAATAAAGAGCAGGTTAAACGTCGTGATGCCACGCTCAAGAAAGAGATCAAAAAGATCATCAGTCAGCGGCTGATTCAATGCAGCAAGTTGCTCGCCACTGTGCGGATCGTAAATGTCTTCCCCAAGGAAAGCCGTGTCACGCAGCACTTCGAGGCGATCAATTTTAATTTTTGATATATTGGCATTGACTAAGCGACGGATGTTGCCGCGTGATATTTTATGACCCGCCCGTACCAAAATATCGCCGGTTTCGGGGTTTACAATATCGTTCATCAGCTTTTGGCCGTACAGGTTTTCCAGTGCGGTGATTTTATAGATCGTGCCATTTTCTTCGACGTGAATTGATTCACGGTCATAGAAGAAATCAATAATTTCCTTTTCCCGATATCCGAGAGCTTTTAGGACGACCGTTGCAGGAAACTTCCGTTTTTTATCGATACGAACGTAGAGTATATCTTTCGCATCGTACTCGAAGTCTATCCATGAGCCGCGATACGGAATAATTCTTGATGAATACAATACTTTTGCGTTGGTGCTGTTTTTGCCGCCATCGTCTTCGAAAAAGACACCCGGTGAGCGGTGCAGCTGACTGACAATAACCCGCTCGATACCATTGATAATAAAGGTACCTTTGCTCGTCATGAGTGGCAGTTCGCCAACATACACTTCCTGCTCTTTTACATCACGAACGAGTCTTTCGGCAGCACTGCCGGAGTCATCCTTTTCAAAAAGCACCAAGCGCACTTTAATGCGCAGAGGAGCGGCAAAAGTTGCTCCCCGATCCTGGCACTCATCGACGCTGTATTTCGGTTCGCCCAGTGTGTACGAAATGTACTCCAACTGTGCTGTAGAGTTATAATCTTCTATAGGAAAGACGCTTTTAAAGACAGTCTCAAGGCCTATTTCTTCATCGTTCTGGTGATTGGCAAACTCCAGATTAAGAAACTTCCGGTAGGAATCTTTCTGAATCGCGGTTAAATCGGGAATATCGAGAATAGACGGAATGCGAGAAAACGACTTACGCTCACGCTTTTGTGCCCGACTGTTATGCGAATGTGCTAAAGCCATTGTGACTCCCTGCAACGTTCATTATCAGTGTAAAATCGGTATCGTTGCTCATTGCGGGGCAAACAATACGGTACGAAAAAAGAAACACAAACAGGCACAGGGGGATGGAAAAACCAATCCCCTGTGCCGTAAAATGCCGGTTATGTGAGCGAATTATTACTTCAGCTCTACTTTAGCGCCAACTTCTTCGAGTTTTGCTTTCATTGAGTCAGCTTCCTCTTTGTTAGCTCCCTCTTTTACGGCTTTTGGAGCCGCTTCAACCAAGTCTTTTGCTTCTTTCAAGCCAAGACCGGTGAGTTCACGTACTACCTTGATAACGTTGATTTTCTTCTCGCCAGCATCCGCAAGGATAACGTCAAAAGAAGTTTTTTCTTCAACAACAGCAGCTTCACCAGCAGGGCCAGCAACCATTGCTACGGCAGGAGCAGAAGCGCTAACTCCGAACTTCTCTTCAAGTTCTTTAACAAGGTCAGCAAGCTCAAGCACGGTCATGTTTTCAAGGTACGAAATGAACTGTTCTTTAGTAATAGACATGAAAATCCTCCAAATATTATGCTGAAAATCTAAACTGGCAAAAATAATGCAGTTGGTTGGTCAGCTTACGCTGCGCCACCCTGTTGGTCTTTCCGTGCGTTAAGCAGATAAAGAAATTTGCGCGGAACTGCGGCAAGAACGCCAACGAAGTTCGTCACAGGAGCGTTCATGCTGCCAAGCAAACGTGCAAGGAGCACTTCGCGTGGTGGCAGGTCGGCAATTTTCACAATGTCGCTCGCGCTCAGGACGTTTCCGTCAAGAATTCCGCACTTAATATTCAGTGCTTCATTGCTGGTTTTGACAAACTTCGTGGTGTATTTTGCTACCGCTGCGAGGTCGCTTCCCACAAATATCACACCTGTTGTACCATGAAGGTACTGATCAAGCCCTTTGGCTTCAGAAAATGCGCGGCGAATCATCGTATTCTTGATGACTTTGTACTCAGCGCCAAGTTTACGGAGTTCAACACGAAACTCGCTCACTTGCGCTACCGTCAACTTTTGGTAGCTGCACAAAATGACAGCTGACTGCTCAGTAACTTTCGTTTGCAGTTCGTTGACAAGTTGTTTCTTTGCTTCTAATACTTGCTGGTTCAAAAATTACTCCCCACGAAAATACCCCCAAAGAAATCTCAGGGGGCATCGGTCGATTTATTTTCGCATCTCCCTCGGCCGCTTGCGCATTTAAGTAAACACCGAGTTCTTTGATACCCTATTCAGTTGTATGCTCGGTTGATTACAGGCTCTGCAAGACCGATTGAACATCAATACGAATGCCAGGACCCATGGTTGAAGTCAGGGTGATGGCTTTCACATACGTTCCTTTTGCGGCAGCAGGCTTGGCTTTCACCAAAGCTTCGAGAAGAGCTAACACATTCTCGCGAAGCTTGTCAACTTCAAAAGCGACTTTCCCGACAGGAGCGTGGATAATACCGGCTTTATCGGTACGGTACTCAATCATCCCGCTTTTGAGGTCTTTTACCGCTTTTGCAACGTCGAAGGTTACGGTGCCGAGTTTCGGGTTTGGCATCATGCCACGCGGCCCGAGTACGCGGCCAAGTTTACCCACAACGCCCATCATATCTGGAGTTGCAACGGTTTTATCGAAGTCGAGCCATCCGCCTTGAATTTTGGTAGCCAGTTCATCGCCACCAACATAATCGGCGCCAGCGTCAGCTGCTTCTTTTTCCTTTTCGCCTTTGGCAAATACCAATACGCGAACAACTTTGCCCGTGCCGTGTGGTAGCCCAACTGAGCCACGTACGATCTGGTCTGCGTGCTTAGGGTTAACCCCAAGGTTTACTGCGACATCCATACTTTCAGCGAAGGTAGCAAAAGAGAGGGATTTGCAAAGTTCTATTGCTTCGTCAAGTGTATATTGCTTTTCGCGATCTACTTTCGCAAGAGCGCTGGCGAATTTTTTGCCGTGTTTTGCCATGATTTTCTCCTTATTCCACGATCTCAAGACCCATACTGCGGGCAGAACCTTCGATGATCGTCATGGCGACATCAACGGTATAGCAGTTAAGATCAGGAAGTTTTAACTCTGCAATTTCCCGGATTTGTTGACGGGTAACCTTGCCACACTTGTTGCGATTCGGCTCGCCAGATCCCTTTGGGATACCAGCAGCTTTCATCAAGAGCACAGCAGCAGGCGGAGTTTTGGTGATGAAGGAGAATGAGCGGTCTTCATAAACAGTGATGATAACAGGGATGATAGTCCCTTTTTGTGCTTCCGTGCGAGCGTTAAACTCTTTCACGAACGCCATAATGTTGACGCCCTTTTGACCCAATGCCGGACCGACTGGGGGTGAAGGGTTCGCTGCCCCAGCAGGGATTTGCAGCTTGATCTGTCCAATGACTTTTTTAGCCATGCTTTCCTCCGTGTAGCCCTATGGACTACTTATATCTTTTGAATTTGGGTGTATTCGAACTCCACTGGAGTTTCGCGCCCAAAAATACTGACGTTTACCTTAATGCGACGGCGCTCGCTGTTGACTTCAGTCACCACGCCATTGAATCCGTGGAATGGCCCTTCTACAACGTCAACCCGATCACCTATGGCGAAAATGACTTTCGCTTCTACGAGGCGATTGTCACTTTCGATCAGCTTTTGCACTTCGCTGTCCGGAATAGGGACAGGCTTTGTGCCACCGATAAAGCCGGTAACTTTAGGGATGTTCTTGACGACGTGCCATGTAGTTTTATTCATTTCCATCTGGACGTAGATGTAGCCAGGATAGCGTTTGCGGGTGATAATTTTCTTTTTGCCACCCTTGTATTCGGCTACGTTTTCCGTCGGGATAAGAATTTGCGTCACTTCGTCATGCAAGACCAAGCTGTTAACTCGCTCTTCAAGCGCTTCTTTTACTTTGTTTTCATACCCCGAATATGTGTGAACTACATACCAAGCCAAAGACATAAGCCCCTCATTTACCCGAGAAGTGACTGCACAGCGCGTGACAGGGCGGTATCAAGTACAAAGAAGTATACTGACATAAAGGCTGTCAGTATGAGCACAACCGCCGTCATTCCCTTTACTTCGTCTTTTTTAGGCCAGACTACCTTCCCAAATTCCGTCTTAACACTTTGCAAAAACTCAACAGGCTTCATTGTTTTAACCTTTGCACCAAACTCACGAAAAGTTCGATAGTAATTACTTCATTTCCTTATGCAGGGTGTGGCGTTTGCAGAACTTACAGTACTTTTTCAGTTCAAGTTTCCCTGACATGGTCTTCTTGTTCTTTGTGGTGCTGTAATTCTTGTTCTTGCACTCTTCACAGCCCATTTGAATGATGTCTCTCATGATTGTCTCCAGCTCACAAAAAAATGGAGTGCGCCGATTTCTATCGACGCACCCATAAGATATTTAAATCGTCAAAAGGGTTTATTACGCAAGAATCTTGGTAACAACACCAGCGCCAACAGTTCTACCGCCTTCACGGATAGCGAAGCGCAAGCCTTCTTCCATTGCAATTGGGTGGATCAGCTCGCCAACAACTTTTAGGTTGTCGCCAGGCATAACCATCTCGGTGCCTTCTGGAAGCGTTACGATCCCAGTGATGTCAGTTGTTCTGAAGTAGAACTGTGGACGGTAGCCAGAGAAGAATGGAGTGTGACGTCCGCCTTCTTCTTTGGTCAGTACGTATACTTCTGCTTCAAAGCGAGTGTGTGGCTTGATAGAACCTGGAACTGCGATAACCTGACCGCGTTCAACATCGTCACGCTTCGTGCCGCGAAGCAGAAGGCCAACGTTGTCGCCTGCTTGACCTTGGTCGAGCAGTTTACGGAACATTTCTACGCCCGTAACAATTGTTTTCACGGTGTCGCGAATACCAACGATTTCAACTTCCTGTTGAACCTTAACGATACCGCGCTCGATACGACCAGTAACAACCGTACCGCGACCTGAAATTGAGAATACGTCCTCAATAGGCATAAGGAGTGGCTTCTCGATATCACGCTCAGGGGTTGGGATGTACTCGTCAACGGCCTTCATGAGCTCGTGGATTTTGTCGGCCCATTCACCGCTGTTTGGATTTTCGAGTGCTTTCAGTGCTGACCCAACGATGATCGGAGTGTCGTCTCCAGGGAAGCCGTACTCGGTAAGGAGTTCGCGGATTTCCATTTCAACGAGTTCGATCAGTTCAGGATCGTCAACCATGTCGGCTTTGTTCATGAAAACTACCATCTTCGGTACGCCAACCTGGCGGGCAAGCAGGATGTGTTCACGAGTCTGTGGCATTGGGCCGTCAGCAGCAGAAACAACCAGAATGGCTCCGTCCATCTGAGCGGCACCAGTGATCATGTTCTTTACGTAGTCCGCGTGACCTGGGCAGTCAACGTGAGCATAGTGACGGATTGGGGTTTCATACTCAACGTGAGCTGTTGAAATAGTGATCCCGCGCTCTCTTTCTTCAGGAGCCTTATCGATAGAATCGTAGGCCATTGCAGCCGCGCCACCGATAGTAGAAAGAACTGTTGTGATTGCAGCAGTTAATGTAGTTTTTCCATGGTCAACGTGACCAATAGTACCAACGTTTACGTGCGGCTTGTTACGCTCAAACTTCGCTTTTGCCATAACTAAAAAATCCTCCTCGAATATGAATAGATACCGAATAAACGACNCCGCCGACCTCGTCCTTACCAAGGACGTACTCTAACCACCTGAGCTACTTGGGCGTTCGCAAAAAACAGGCGACTTATATAACACGGCTCAATTCGCTGTCAACTACTTTTTCAAAAGCATCCAGGCCTTTTCGTGCCCATCTCTCTGTTGTGATCTTATTTTTCATATCGCATTACCTATCCGGTAGTGCTCCTCTTTTTTTTCTGCTATATATGGATAGTTGAACAATTTCTGATGAGGTTTCCTGTAACATGTCTGAACCCAAAAAATATGATTTTCAGCGCATTGAAGCTGAATGGCAAAGCACATGGAACGCCAATAACGCGTTCCGCGCACTTCCCGACCCTTCCCGACAGAAGTTTTACTGTCTCGAAATGCTTCCCTATCCCTCAGGCAACATCCATATGGGGCACGTGCGCAACTACGCTATTGGCGATGCTATTTCGCGCTTTCAGCGGATGCGTGGATTTAATGTCCTCCACCCGATGGGATGGGACGCCTTTGGTCTCCCAGCGGAAAATGCTGCTATCGCTCATAATCGCGACCCTGAAGAGTGGACATGGGCGAATATTCAACATATGCGCCAGCAGTTGCAGCGCCTCGGCCTTAGCTATGATTGGGAGCGTGAAGTGGCGACGTGCTCTGAAGAATATGCGGCCTTTGAACAGCGGCTCTTTTTGGAAATGTACGAGAAAGGGCTCATCTACCGCAAAAAAGCTGAAGTAAACTGGTGTGATGAATGTAAAACCGTCCTCGCGAATGAACAAGTAGAGGATGGCTTGTGTTGGCGCGATAAATCAGTTGTGGTCAAAAAAGAGCTTGAACAATGGTTCTTTCGCATTACCGCGTACGCCGACCAGCTCTTGGACGATATGGCTCAGCTGGAAGCAGGATGGCCGGAGCGCGTTTTGACGCAGCAACGCAATTGGATCGGTAAGTCATTCGGTGCCGAGATCATTTTCGATATCCCTGCGATACAGCAATCTGTCACGGTGTTTACTACGCGCCCTGATACCCTTTTTGGCGCTACCTTTATGTCGCTGGCGCCAGAACATCCACTTGCCCTTAGCTTATGTCGTGGCAAAGCGGAAGAGGGCGACGTTGTTGCCTTTATCGAAAAAGTACGCAAACAGGACAAAATCACCCGCACGAATGATCGCGAAAAAGAGGGTGTTTTTACTGGCTCATATGCGCTGAATCCTATCAATGGGCGTGAAATACCAATATATCTTGGTAACTTCGTGTTGATGGACTATGGAACTGGCGCAGTCATGGCCGTACCCGCGCACGATCAGCGTGATTACGAATTTGCCGTCAAATACGCTATCCCGATGATTGAAGTCATAGAATCAGAGGTTGGGATTGCTGACGCTGCGTGGACGGGTGAAGGAAAGCTTATTAACTCCGGTGCATTCGATGGCATGCCAAATGAGGCCGCTAAAGAAGCTATCGTCACGGCACTCGCAACCAATAATAAAGGGAAAGCTACCATTAACTTTCGCCTGAAAGATTGGGGAATATCGCGTCAGCGTTACTGGGGAAATCCTATCCCCGTGATTCATTGCACTGATTGTGGCGTAGTACCAGTTCCAAGCGACCACCTGCCGGTTTCGCTCCCTAAAGGGGTAAAGCTGATTGGAGCGAACGAGTCGCCGCTGGCCACAGTTCCTGAGTTTGTGAATGTGGCCTGCCCAGCCTGCGGTAAGCCTGCCCGCCGCGAAACCGATACCATGGATACCTTTGTCCAATCAAGCTGGTACTATCACCGCTACGCTTGCCAGGAAGACACGACCACGCCCATCAACCGTCAGATGATGAACTACTGGATGGATGTGGATCAGTATATTGGTGGCATCGAGCACGCCGTTATGCACCTTTTATATGCGCGCTTCTTTCACAAGGTTCTCCGTGACCTTGGCTATGTCGGCACCGATGAACCGTTTCGCCGTCTCTTAACGCAGGGCATGGTATTGCTTGGTGGTCGTAAAATGAGCAAATCCGTTGGGAATGTCGTCGACCCAGATGCCCTCATTGCTCGTTTTGGATGCGATACCGTTCGGCTTTTTACTCTCTTTGCGGCTCCACCTGAAAAAGACCTTGAATGGGTTGAATCTGGCGTTGAAGGGGCATACCGCTTCCTCGGTCGCCTCTGGCGACTCGTGCACGAAGACCCCCAGCGCTACCTCGGTGCTGGCGATGGAAACACCCCATCTGCTGCCGTGCGCGAACTCGAACAAAAATTACACGCCACTATTAAAAAGGTTACCGATAATATGACGGGTCACTACCACTTTAATACGGCCATTGCCGCCGCTATGGAGTTGGTTAATGTCATGACGCCTTTCGAAGACCGTTCGTCTGACGGAAAGCAAGTATATAATGATGCGTTGCGTGCTCTTCTGAAAATCCTCTCCCCGTTTGTGCCGCACATCTGCGAAGAACTCTGGCGTGATCTTGGAGAAACCACGCTGCTCGCTGTCGAACCATGGCCTGTTTTTGACGCATTGTTGGCGACTGCTGATACGTACGAGCTGGTGTTCCAAGTAAATGGCAAAGTGCGTGCCAAAGTTGATGTTGAGCGTGGACTCGCGCGTGATATGCTCGAACAAATGGCGTTTGCCAATGAACGGGTACAGGAATTCATCAAAGGGATGACTATCGTAAGAGTTGTGGTGGTTCCCGATAAACTGGTCAATATCGTCGTGAAGCCGCAATGAGGCATGCGTTTTATTTCATCGCCGTCAGTGTGCTCTTGGTGTCTATCAGCGGCTGTGGTGCTTACCGTTTGCAGCCATCAGGAAGTGTCGCCACGCCCTGTGGGAGCACTGTCGGCGTTGCTCCCATCGAAAATATGACCCCGTATCACGAACAAGGGGCATTGATTCGGAGTGCGCTCATTGACGCCGTCGGAAGTGTCACCACCGCGCGTTACCAAAGCGATGCGGCATGTGTGCTTCAATGTCGATTGGATGCGTATGCCAGCGAAGTGGAACGGCGCGATACCAACGGCAATCCCCTTTCGTACCGCGAACGCTTTACTCTGAAGTGTGCGCTGGTGCAGGAGCGTTTTACGGTCGTACACGAGCAGCGTATCGACTATACCGATGCGCCGTTTGTGAGCATTGACCATCGAACGGCGCACGAAAGGTTAGCCCGTTATATTTGGAAGAGTTTTGAGTAAACCTATGACGACGAAGCCGCTGCTATTGATCGCCGAAACAGAAGACGAAGCATTGGAATTCTGGAGTGAAACAGCCTCGTGCGATGTCCTTGATTGTCGTGGCCAGCAACCGCTGGAAACACTTGCTTCACTCACGCAAGCAACCTTTTTTGGCGAAACAGCCGAGCGGATATTCGTCACCGGTCTCGAACCGATTGGCGCACGGCAGGCACACCAGATTGTCGAAGCGGCGCTTGCCGCATGCGAGAGTGGTTCTTTTGCGCTCGCGTTTTATCTCAGTAAAGTGAATTCGCCAAAGCAACAGAAAAAGTTTGAAAAGATTCTCTTGGAACAGTGCACGAAACGGCAGATCAAACCACCCACTCTCGCCGAACTTTCACGCCAAGTGGTTACGTGGGCTGCGGAACGTCAAGTAGTTCTCCGTAAAGATCTTGCGGAGCTTCTTGTCGAGCGGATAGGGAACAATCCGCGAGTGCTTCGGCTCGAAATTGATAAAATGGCACTCGGCGGTGNCGATTGCTTCATTGCGGCGTTACGATATATATCCTATGGTGCGTAACATTCTGGAAGGAAAAAAGCTGGAAGTGCTCCGTCAGATTCAGCAAATGGAACTTTCTGAGGATATGTTTACCATCGCAAACGCCTTTGTTTACGAATTGGCGCGTCTGTATATGGTAAAGCTCCTTGGCACTCGTGCCGATTTTCCAACCGCAGGCATAAGCCCGTATTCTGTGCCGCAGTACAAAAGCTGCACCGATGCCTTGAGCTTTGCTGCCTGCGAAGCACTCATGGAAGAAGCTGCAACATTAGATTACACACTAAAAACGACCAGTATAGGGTATGAACAAATTTATCTGCTGGTTGAACGTATTGAATATCTCACAAGGAACACAACTGCATGAAAAAGCCTATGGTTTGTATCGTCGGTCGCCCGAATGTCGGCAAGTCAACACTCTTTAATCGTATTGTCCGCAAACGAGTTGCGATTGTCGAAGATATCCCCGGAGTCACCCGTGACCGCAATTATCACGATGTCGAGTGGGATGAGAAACCTTTTACGATTGTCGACACCGGTGGCTTTGAGCTGCACAGTCGCGAAGATATGAGCACTGCTATTGTCGAGCAAACCAAAGTCGCCATAGAAGAAGCGGATCAGATTATTTTTCTGCTCGACGCCAAAGATGGGATTACTCCCGACGATTTTGCCGTGATGGACTTATTGCGCCGCCGTGAAAAAAACTTATACGTGGTTATCAATAAAGTTGATAACGACAAGCGCGAGCAGCAACTGCTCGACTTTTATCAACTTGGCATCGACAAGTATTACGCTATCTCTGCTACCCACGGACTTGGTGTAACCGATTTAATGAACGACCTTACGGCTGATTTTTGCACGAACGATGAACGGGAACAGGACAACGCCATTCGCATTGCCATTATTGGCAAGCCGAATGTAGGGAAGTCGAGCCTGATCAATAAAATATGCGGTAAAGAGCGCGTGGTTGCTTCACCCATTGCAGGAACGACTCGCGACACCACGCACACTCGCCTGACCTATAACGAACAAGATTACATCTTGCTCGACACGGCGGGTATCCGTCGTAAGTCAAAAGCGTACAGCGAACACCTTGAGAAATATAGCGTTTTACGCAGTTTGAATGCTATTGAAGAATCGCATGTCGTTGTGTTGGTGATAGATGCGCAAGAGGGGATTACCGATCAGGACCTTAAAGTCGCCTCATACGCATGGGATGCAGGAAGGCCAGTCATTATTGCGGTAAATAAGTGGGATTTGGTCGAAAAAGAGACCATGACTTACCGCGAATTTGAAAAAGATATCGACGCGCGCTTTAAGTTTTCGTCAAAGCCGGAAATTCTTTTCCTTTCTGCGCTTACCGGGCAGCGCGTACGCAAAATTTTCGATCTTGCGCGCGACATGTATCACAAAGCTTCCACACGCATTTCGACCTCGCAGATCAACGAATTGATTCAAGGTGCGATTGCCAAACACCAGCCGCCCGTCCATACCAATGGACGACGGATTAAGTTTTACTATGGCACTCAAATTGCTACGAATCCCATGATCGTTGTCCTGTTTTTTAACTATCCAGATGCCGTCCACTTTAGTTATGAGCGTTATCTGACGAATACGATACGAGATGCCTACGACCTGTACAATATTCCAATCGTCTTAAAAATACGTCAGCGAACGGGAGGGAACAAAGAGCATGAGGCGTAACCACATCCTCTTCCTTGTATCACTTGCTTCAGCCGCGGCCCTGTCGGGCTGTTCAGGTGCCTTGCATCAAGCAGAAACACTGCGTCAGCCGTTCTTGCCGCAAGATGAACTCTATAAAGGGTGGAATGCACAACAAGCACCGCCTGACTATCTTGCGCGCAGTGCTTCATGGTACCGTCATCCGATCGGATCGCGCCCTAGTGTCAGCGTAAAGCCTGAGACCAAGGTTGCCTATGCTATCTCATCGCTGAAGCTCCCCCAAGGAAATCGTGCTATTGGCGAGTCGATTGTCTATTCTGACAATGATCTCCGTCATGGCTCCGGCATTCCCCTTGTTATGAACGAGCAAGTCGAACGGTTTATTCAATTTTATACCCGCAATAACCGTGGCACCGAGCGTCGCCTTGAGCTTGGCCTGTACTACTTACCGATGATCCAAAAGATTTTTCGCGAAGAAGGTGTTCCCGAAGAGCTCGCCTATCTCGCGATGGTTGAAAGTGCCTTTAACCCTGCCGCCGTTTCACGCGTCGGAGCAACTGGCATGTGGCAATTCATGAAAGCGACTGGTGAACACTACAGCATGGAAGCGAGCTGGTGGGTAGATGAACGGCGCGATCCGGTAAAAAGCACTCGCGCTGCTGCACGATACTTGAGCGACTTGCACGGAATGTTTAACGACTGGTATTTGGCGATGGCCGCTTACAATTGTGGCGAAGGACGTGTGCGACGCGAAATTCGCCGCTCCGGCAGCCGTAATTTCTGGGCGCTCACCAACCTCCCCGCCGAAACCCGTAATTACGTCCCTTCTATTTTGGCGGTGATCATGATAGCGAACGATCCGGCTAAGTATGGCTTGAGCGTTGCCGCTCCCAAAGAGACATATCAACCTGACCTGCTGAACGTTGCGCAACCCACTA includes:
- the rplK gene encoding 50S ribosomal protein L11, with translation MAKKVIGQIKLQIPAGAANPSPPVGPALGQKGVNIMAFVKEFNARTEAQKGTIIPVIITVYEDRSFSFITKTPPAAVLLMKAAGIPKGSGEPNRNKCGKVTRQQIREIAELKLPDLNCYTVDVAMTIIEGSARSMGLEIVE
- the nusG gene encoding transcription termination/antitermination protein NusG, which gives rise to MSLAWYVVHTYSGYENKVKEALEERVNSLVLHDEVTQILIPTENVAEYKGGKKKIITRKRYPGYIYVQMEMNKTTWHVVKNIPKVTGFIGGTKPVPIPDSEVQKLIESDNRLVEAKVIFAIGDRVDVVEGPFHGFNGVVTEVNSERRRIKVNVSIFGRETPVEFEYTQIQKI
- the secE gene encoding preprotein translocase subunit SecE produces the protein MKPVEFLQSVKTEFGKVVWPKKDEVKGMTAVVLILTAFMSVYFFVLDTALSRAVQSLLG
- the rpmG gene encoding 50S ribosomal protein L33, coding for MRDIIQMGCEECKNKNYSTTKNKKTMSGKLELKKYCKFCKRHTLHKEMK
- the tuf gene encoding elongation factor Tu is translated as MAKAKFERNKPHVNVGTIGHVDHGKTTLTAAITTVLSTIGGAAAMAYDSIDKAPEERERGITISTAHVEYETPIRHYAHVDCPGHADYVKNMITGAAQMDGAILVVSAADGPMPQTREHILLARQVGVPKMVVFMNKADMVDDPELIELVEMEIRELLTEYGFPGDDTPIIVGSALKALENPNSGEWADKIHELMKAVDEYIPTPERDIEKPLLMPIEDVFSISGRGTVVTGRIERGIVKVQQEVEIVGIRDTVKTIVTGVEMFRKLLDQGQAGDNVGLLLRGTKRDDVERGQVIAVPGSIKPHTRFEAEVYVLTKEEGGRHTPFFSGYRPQFYFRTTDITGIVTLPEGTEMVMPGDNLKVVGELIHPIAMEEGLRFAIREGGRTVGAGVVTKILA
- the leuS gene encoding leucine--tRNA ligase, with product MSEPKKYDFQRIEAEWQSTWNANNAFRALPDPSRQKFYCLEMLPYPSGNIHMGHVRNYAIGDAISRFQRMRGFNVLHPMGWDAFGLPAENAAIAHNRDPEEWTWANIQHMRQQLQRLGLSYDWEREVATCSEEYAAFEQRLFLEMYEKGLIYRKKAEVNWCDECKTVLANEQVEDGLCWRDKSVVVKKELEQWFFRITAYADQLLDDMAQLEAGWPERVLTQQRNWIGKSFGAEIIFDIPAIQQSVTVFTTRPDTLFGATFMSLAPEHPLALSLCRGKAEEGDVVAFIEKVRKQDKITRTNDREKEGVFTGSYALNPINGREIPIYLGNFVLMDYGTGAVMAVPAHDQRDYEFAVKYAIPMIEVIESEVGIADAAWTGEGKLINSGAFDGMPNEAAKEAIVTALATNNKGKATINFRLKDWGISRQRYWGNPIPVIHCTDCGVVPVPSDHLPVSLPKGVKLIGANESPLATVPEFVNVACPACGKPARRETDTMDTFVQSSWYYHRYACQEDTTTPINRQMMNYWMDVDQYIGGIEHAVMHLLYARFFHKVLRDLGYVGTDEPFRRLLTQGMVLLGGRKMSKSVGNVVDPDALIARFGCDTVRLFTLFAAPPEKDLEWVESGVEGAYRFLGRLWRLVHEDPQRYLGAGDGNTPSAAVRELEQKLHATIKKVTDNMTGHYHFNTAIAAAMELVNVMTPFEDRSSDGKQVYNDALRALLKILSPFVPHICEELWRDLGETTLLAVEPWPVFDALLATADTYELVFQVNGKVRAKVDVERGLARDMLEQMAFANERVQEFIKGMTIVRVVVVPDKLVNIVVKPQ